The Candidatus Leptovillus gracilis genome window below encodes:
- a CDS encoding response regulator transcription factor, with protein MNQDIIRLSTEPAIHVLLADTHKIIRDGLRHEVGRHDDMGVVAETDDGYEVIRLVDQMHPDVVVLDVNLRHLSGIQVARHINQSSLEGAETTPPRVLAFSSYSDKQYVWAMLAAGVKGYLLKSDPLEKVVFGIRAVDVGQTVLNQQVQNTLLRFIPELHQDLSQSEINVLQLLAHGLSNEQIAASLKITQGTVKNHLHNTYRKIPWVRTRAEAVAWAWINRIVSY; from the coding sequence GCCTGTCGACCGAGCCTGCCATTCATGTTTTGTTAGCCGACACCCATAAGATTATCCGCGATGGGCTGCGGCATGAAGTCGGCCGGCATGATGATATGGGAGTGGTAGCCGAGACCGATGACGGATATGAAGTCATCCGGCTTGTTGACCAGATGCACCCAGACGTGGTTGTCCTGGATGTTAACCTGAGGCATCTAAGCGGCATTCAGGTTGCCAGGCACATCAACCAGAGCAGCCTGGAAGGCGCCGAAACAACACCTCCCCGCGTATTAGCCTTCAGCAGTTACAGTGATAAGCAATATGTTTGGGCGATGCTTGCGGCTGGCGTTAAAGGGTATCTGCTGAAAAGCGATCCCCTGGAAAAAGTTGTCTTTGGCATTCGCGCCGTTGATGTGGGGCAAACCGTCTTGAATCAACAAGTCCAAAACACCTTACTGCGTTTTATCCCCGAACTGCATCAGGATTTGAGCCAGAGTGAAATCAACGTCTTGCAACTCCTGGCGCACGGCTTATCAAACGAACAAATCGCGGCAAGCCTGAAAATTACGCAAGGAACCGTAAAAAATCACCTGCACAACACCTATCGCAAAATCCCCTGGGTGCGCACGCGCGCCGAGGCCGTTGCCTGGGCGTGGATCAACCGGATCGTGTCTTATTAG